In the Topomyia yanbarensis strain Yona2022 chromosome 3, ASM3024719v1, whole genome shotgun sequence genome, one interval contains:
- the LOC131691868 gene encoding uncharacterized protein LOC131691868: MPPSLVSGHLPTTKLTNVSILSIALNATYFAFLIHSGKLYDIGKWSSHSILLLPGIELLKHYYVTKVLQLGGWNFGYGQEAGVSISQKPTSRYRWKWIDLVLQIGGILFVLMLSIVFFGFICLILGAPLDQYEETVSLAATLTTLTIFPIILFIGHSDTLQLLFTETFKLRNFIANSYLALLKNNFIAVILGAWGASVVAPLDWDRPWQVYPVPNIVGAVAGAFGMSVFTLLSTGYIAIRKSGENKRIV, encoded by the coding sequence ATGCCGCCTTCGTTAGTCAGTGGGCATTTGCCAACGACCAAGTTAACCAACGTTAGCATCCTATCGATTGCTCTAAATGCAACATATTTTGCCTTTCTGATCCATTCTGGCAAACTGTACGACATCGGCAAATGGTCCTCACATTCGATCCTGCTGTTGCCTGGGATCGAGTTGCTCAAACATTACTACGTTACAAAAGTTTTGCAACTCGGAGGCTGGAACTTTGGATATGGTCAGGAGGCAGGAGTGTCCATATCACAGAAACCGACGAGTAGATACCGATGGAAATGGATTGACCTGGTGCTCCAAATAGGCGGGATATTGTTTGTGCTGATGCTGTCCATAGTCTTTTTTGGATTTATCTGCCTGATTTTGGGAGCTCCACTCGATCAATACGAAGAAACGGTTTCCCTGGCAGCCACGTTAACTACATTGACTATCTTCCCTATTATCCTGTTCATTGGTCACTCAGACACACTGCAATTGTTATTCACGGAAACTTTCAAGTTGCGAAATTTTATTGCAAACTCTTATTTAGCGCTGCTCAAGAATAATTTTATAGCAGTTATCCTGGGAGCTTGGGGAGCCTCTGTTGTTGCTCCACTAGATTGGGATCGTCCTTGGCAGGTGTATCCGGTGCCAAATATAGTCGGTGCCGTTGCGGGCGCTTTTGGCATGAGTGTATTTACGCTACTCAGTACCGGCTATATTGCGATTCGCAAAAGTGGTGAAAATAAGAGAATTGTGTAG